The sequence GGGCCCGGCGCGATCGTCCTGGCGAGCCACGACCGCTGGCTTCGCCGACGGTGGCAAGGGCGGGAGATCCGGTTGGAGTCGGGACGCGGTCAGCGGGAGAACGGGCTGCGGGCCGTATCCATCGGGGAGCGTGCTCCTGGTCGATGACAGCCGTGCCCGTCGGCACGGGCTGCGGCAGCGATGCGAAATCCTCCGCCAGTCCACCGACGGGACCCGGCATCGACGCCCGCGGCGGGCGCACCGGGCATTCCTCGGACCCGTACGAATTCTGGGTGAGCATCGATATCGCCGGGGAGGAAGGCGCCGAGTCCGTGTGCTTCGCGCCCTCCGCGGCCGGAGTGGTGGGGATGCTCGGCCACACCGCGCCGGGTCGCCCACACCTGACGCGACTGGGCCGGGCATCTCCCGGCACGAGCCGCAGGCGAGGTCACCGCTCCTGCCAGGGTTGTCAGGCGCAGCGCTCAGCCGGTCTCGTCGTCTCGGCAGTGTCCGCGTTCCCGGCGTGCACGGTGGTCGACGAGGTGTCTGCGCGATGGACGATGACGACCGCTGCGAGGCCGATGGTCAGGCCGAGGGCGGTCTGCGGGCCGAACGGTTCACCGAACATGAGGGCTCCCCAGACTGCCGTGACCGGCGCCATGAGGAACATCAGTGTATTGACCTTGGTGACTCCGGAACGCCTCAGGATCAGCCAGTAGAGCCCGTACCCGCCGAGGGTGGAGAAGGCCACCAGCCAGCTGACCGCGGCCCAGAACGAGAGCTCGGCCGGCGGCTTCGCGGCTCCGGTGCTCACGGCGAGTGCCGTGAAGATGATCGCGCTCGTGGTGCTGTGGACGGTCATGGACACCGCGGGCGCGACCCGCGTGCGGGAGCGGCCTTCGAGGAACGTGGCCGCCACCAGTGAGAACATGCCGAGGAAGGGGACGAGATAGGCCCACCAGGCCACGCCGGTGCGGGCTGCGGCATCGGCCGTGGTGACGATGGCGACGCCGCTCACCCCCAGGGACAGGCCGAGCCACTGCTTGCGCGAGACGTACTGGCGCAGCAGCGGTCCGGCGAGTGCTCCGGCGACGAGGGGTTGGACGCCGTCGATCAGAGCCGTGGTGCCGCTGGAGACCCCGAGCTGGATCGCGTAGTAGACGGTGAGCAGATAGCCACTCTGCGACAGCATGCCGATCATGGCCTGTCTGGCCACATCCCGCAGGGTGAGGCCCCGCCACGACGCTCTGGCGACGGTCACCGCGACGACGATCAGGATGATCGTCAGCGGCAGGAACCGCCACATCAGGATTGTTACCGCGGACGCGCTGCCTGCACCGAGCTTGGCCCCGATGAACCCGGAACTCCAGCACAGCACGAAGACGATCGAGAGCAGGAGGTTCATACCTCTCCCTCCACTAAACAGATCGGTATACCTGTAGGCGTTCACTATACAGATCGGTATACTTCTGGGCATGGGTGCTACGGAGAAGCCGCGACGGATCACGATGACGCCTGCCGCACGGCGCGCCCTGAAGGCCGCCGCGCGACTGTTCTACGAGCGCGGCATCCATGCTGTCGGCGTGGACCTGATCGCCTCCGAGGCCGGGGTGACCAAGAAGACTCTCTACGACCGGTTCGGCTCGAAGGAGCAGATCGTCGTGGAGTACCTCGCGGACCGTGACGAACGCTGGCGAGCCTTCCTCGCCCAGCGCCTCGACGCGGCACATCCGACGCCGACGGCACGCGTCCTGGCCGTCTTCGATGCCTCACGCGCGTGGTCGGACGAGAACAGCCCCAAGGGATGCAGCATGGTCAACGCCCATGCCGAGATCAGCGATCCGCTCCACCCGGCCTACCTCATCATCACCGGGCAGAAGAAATGGATGCTCGACCTGTTCACCCAGCTCTCCAGGGACCTCTCCCCGGAAGGGGCCGGACATCTGGGCCGGACACTCATGCTGCTGCACGAAGGAGCGCTCGTCGCCCACGGCCTGAACATCTTCCCGGACCCGATCACCCACGCCCGCGAACAGGCCGAGGCTCTCCTTGCCACCGCAGCGGCCACCGCGGCGAAGCGGTGAGGCGGTGCCCCCGGTGGCGAGGGGCCGACGAAACCGGACCCGCCGACCCGCCGACCAGGGTGCCCTTGCGGCGTGGAGGCCGCCCGCATCCATAGACATCACGAAGAAGCGGCCGGCGCCACATCCACCTCCCGGCGCGTGTGCGAGAACCCGACTCGCGCAGTCATGACGACGAGCCCCAGGCCACAGGACTCCATCACGGCCACAGGACGCCATCACGGCCGCTGAACACCTGAACGACGCGATGAAGCGACTGCGGGCACGACTGCGCACGGAGTCGGGGCAGCACGCAACAGGGCTGAGCGCCACCCAGCTCGGCGTCCTGGCGAGCGTCGCGCGTGAGGGCCCGATCACCGCGGCCCGGCTCTCGGCGGTCGAGCACGTCAGCGGGCAGGCCATCGCCCAGAGACTCGCCGTACTCAAGGCGGCCGGACTGGTCCACAGCGAGCCAGACCCGAAGGACGGACGAAGGAAGCCGATGAGCGCCGATCCGTCCGCGACCGAGCTGATCGACAAGCTGCTTTCGGGCCGTGCTGCCTTCCTCGCTGCGTGCTGAGCGGCCTCGCCGTCGCCGGCGTGGCCACCGCCGCCGTCGGCCTGCCCATCGGCGGACTGCTCGTCGGCGCGGCAGGCTGGCGCTGGGCCTTCCTGATCAACATCCCGGTCACCGCGGTCGCCCTCGCGATGGCATTGCGGCTGTCCGAGGGCCCGCCACTCGATCGTGCCGACAGCGGCTTCCGCACGATCGCCCACCGCATCGACCTGGCCGGTATCGCCGGATTCGCCACCTCGATCTCGCGCTTGCCGCGAGTGCCAGTCAGGGCGCCTACCCAGGGGGCACGACAGGGCGCAGACGACCGCCCGTGGACATGGCAACGGACGCGACCGACGGCCAACACCTGGATGATCGGAGTGAAGACCGCCCCCATCGTTGGCGCTCGCGCCCTTTCGCCCTCCGGGCACCCCAGCACCGACGGCAGTACGGGCCCCATGCCCAGCAGAACCACCGAGCGGCCGGGCAGAGCACGGCCCCGGAAATTCTGCTGAAGTGCTGCAGGGGTCCAGGCGAGTTGGCACGATAGTGATCTCATTACGCTGGATGGGAGACGCGACCATGGGCCAGGAGCAGCCGCTCATCACGCGCGGCATGGCCGGCGGCGCTGAAGGTCTGGTACAGCGTGTACGGGGTGATCACCCCAGCGCGCGAGAACTCGACAGGATCACTGAGGCGTACGCGGCACATAGCGGGATCCGGCATCGGCTGTGGCTGGATGACCAGGCGGGTGTGCTGTTGTTTCTGGCGTGTACGGATTCCGGCAACGGCGCGGGCGGGCTGAAGCTGCACGAGGTTCCGCTGTGTTCGGCGTCCTGCACTCAGGTGCTGACCGACCTGACGACCGCGGTGCTGCTGCGGTTGGCCAGCCCTGCGGACAGCTACCGGACCCGGTGCGAGTCCGATCGAGACATCGGCGCGCTGGTGCAGCTGTTTCGCGTACGGCTTGCACAGATGCGGTGCGAGTATTCCGATGGCGCAGAGCTGGTGAAGGCGATGCGCGCTCAGATCGAGCGGGCGGGCGATGAGCAGCAGGTCGCACGGCGGACGGCTTTTCTGGGCTGGTACCTGAAAGGAGCCTACGGCGACGACGTGGATGGCCTTGAACGGGCGGAACGAGACCTCAGGTGCGGCATCGAACCAGGCATCAGCACCTACGAACGCTCTGCCGCCCGAACAGTCATGGCCTGGTCGCGGTACCGCGACCTGATTCGCTGCCAAGTCCCGCAGCCCCGGCTGGACGAGGTCCCGAGCCAGAAGCAGCGCGGACGAGGGAGCATACATTGGTACTACGAGTTTCGGACCATCGGACGCCACCTCACCGAGCATCAGATGCTCGAACTGCGTGCGAAGCTGCCCTGGGCCGACGTCACCTCCGATTCCCTCGTGCTCGACGAGTGGTCCCACCACACCGAACACCCGGTTTTCAGGGCTGCGGGCGAGATCGTCTCCCAGTACTTTGACGTCGGCCTCCACTTCAGCCAGGAGGGATCACGCACACTGTGGCTGCGGCTCCCGTCCACGCCCTCAAGCCGGATAGCCCCTTATGAAGACGGGTCCGGCGTCAGGAGCAGGATCGTCGACGACGGGCTCGTGCTGGAGCTCCACCGCGAGGAGGCAGACGGTGAACTCTCCTACCTGTACCACGACCCGCGTCCGTGGCTGGAGGAACTCCTGCCCCTGCGTGACGACTTGGCCGACGGCGACGTACGCGCACCGGCCATCGCCTGGCGGGCCGCCAACGAGACGCTCACGTTCAGAAAGGCATCGAAGAGGCCATCCATGCCGGACGGGCTGGACGAGGACGAACTGAACCCTCAACTACAGGCGCTCATCCGGCTACTCGAAGAGATTCCCTGAGCACTGGCAGCAGCAGAGAGTCCGTGGGCCCGGTGCCGCGTGCCGGGCGGTGTGCCGGGTGCCGATGAGGTGACGCACCGGCCTTCGAGGCGGTCATAGCGAGGATCCGGGTGCCCCGGGACACAGTCGGCAGACCGAGGACTCGACCAGAGACTGTGCTCGCGGATCGCGCGTACTCTTCCCGCGCGATCCGCAGGCCCCTCCCTCGTCGCGGCATCCGTGCCGTCATTCCGCAACCCGCCGACCAGGTCGGACACCGCCTCCGGCGGGGCAGCGCAGGAGGGCGCCCGCCTGGTTTCGATGCCGAGATATACAAGCAGTGCAATGCTGTCGAGCGAGGCATCGACCGGCTGAAGCAGTGGCGCGGCCCGGCGATGCGAACGGACAAGCTCGCCATCGTCTATCGGGCCACGCTCCACTTTGCCGCCACCCTCATCGGGATCCGGCAATAGCCGGCTCGGTCAACGGTCGACCGCCCAGCGCGCGTCCGCGGGCCAAGACCCACTGCTGACGATGTGGTCGACGATCCTGAACGCCTCTTCAAGCGGCACGGTGTCCGCGTCCGGGTATTCGTCGTACTGCCCATTGGACAGAACGAAACCGCCGCTCGATCCCTCAGCCCCAGGGTCGACGGCATGCTCCCCAGCATCATCATCACCGCTCATCAGCACCACCATCGCGCGCTCGGCGTTGGTCACGAAGGCCAACTTGCGGCCGGACGAACTGGTCAGCCATGTCTCAAGCTGCCCTTCGCCAATTCTTGCCCGGAGGGTCTCCAGTACCACTTGCACAGCGCTGCCGTCATCAAGAACCCAGGATTCGATCATGAGCACGACGATCCCACAGACGGATCCGAGAGACAGACTCTGCCCTCAGGTCACTGGCTAGTTGGTGGTGTGTGTGGGGTAGACCTCGACGTCGGTGTAGGCGCCCTTGATGTCTCCCGCGCCCGCGGGCCAGTTCAGGGTCACGGTGTGGGTCTCGTTCGGGGGTGTCACCAGGATGTTCGTCGGGTGCGCGAGGCTGTTGCCGGTGCTGTCGATGTCGTAGGCGAGGTCGAAGACGGCGGCGTCGCCGGGCTTCAGGGTGGTGATACGCGGCTGGGCCTGACCGCGCCCGACGGGGTTCGAGGTGTGGTCGGCGTCCTTGATGTCGACGCCCGCGAAGCCGGTCGCCGAGCAGGTGGTCGAGCCCCGGTTGATCATCGTGATGTCGATCCTGCCGGAGGTCTTGTCCGGGGCGGCGTCCGTGGCGTCGATGGCCAGGTCCGCCGTCTTGCAGAACGTGACCTTTCCGCCCGTCTGCGTCTCACCGTTCGCACCGTTCGTGCCCTTCGCGGCGTCCGCACCGCCCGCGCGGGCCTCGGTGTCCTCACCGGAACCCGACTTCGCGCTGCCGGCCTCCGAACCGGCCGCGCCCGAGCCACCCTCCGGGGACGAGGAGGACGAGGAGGACGTGGAGTTCTTGGCGGAGGAGCCCTTCGCGGAACCGTCGCCGCCGCAGGCGGTGAGCGAGAGGGTGGCGGCAAGGCCGATGGTGGCGAGAGCGGTGATACGGGTGTACTTCACGGTGTTCCCCCAGGAGCAGCGCGGTGCATGCGGTCAGAAGTATTTGTATCTCGCACCGAGTTACGGACAGTCCTCCGCGACGTCTTCGTTCTGTCACAGGCGCACCGACCCCACGGACCGCCGAGATGCCAACCGTACGGTCACCGACCCGACCCGAGCCCCCGCACACCCCAAGCGCCTCAACCAGCGTCAGCAGCCCCCTGAGCAGGCTTCATCTGGGCAAGGACCAGGAGTGCGAAGTGCGACGATCTGGGCAGATGGCTCGCACAGCAGCGGAAACCGCGCCTTCGGATAGCCTCCAGGCCCATGACTTCGAACCCTTCCTCCCATCGGATGCCGCTGGACGCTCTGGAATCACTGTGCGCATCTGCCATCCGGTCTGCGGGTGGATCCCCGGAGACAGCTGCAGCTCTCGCGTCGGCGACCGTTGCCGCCGAGCGACGGGGCAGGCGTGAAGTGGGAGCGGCGCATCTGCTCGACTACCTCGACGCTCTCCGATACGGACGTCTGAACGGTGTGGCCCGACCTCGCGTCGCCTCGGCTCGGGCCGCCGTCGTCACCGTCGACGCCGACCGCGGCACTGCGCAGCTCGCGTTCGACCATGCTCTCGGAGCCCTGGTCGAGCGGGCTCGTTCCAGCGGTGTGGCGGTTCTCGCCGTGTACAACTCCTTCAGCGCCGGAGAGCTCGGGCACTACACGTCGTGCGTCGCCGAAAAGGGGCTGATCGCCCTGGCATGCGCCAACTCGCCGGCGCTCATGGCCGTGTACGGCGCGCGCGAGGCGGTCACGGGCACCAATCCGCTCTCGTTCGCGCTGCCTCACCCGTCGGGCCCGCGGATGTTCGATCAGGCGACGAGCGCGACCGCCTGGGTGACCGTCCGCGACGCGGCGATGAGGGGCGAGGCCATTCCGGACAACTGGGCACTCGACGCCGACGGCCACCCGACCACCGACGCACGCGCCGCCATGAGCGGAGCGCTCCTGCCGTTCGGAGGCGTGAAGGGTGCCAACATCGCGCTCATGGTCGAGATGCTGGCCGCAGTGGCCGGCGGATCGTTCTCACAGGATGCGGCGCCCTTCGACTCCGGTACCCGGTCCCCGAGCCTGGGCCTCTTCGTCGCGGCGATCGACCCGACCGCATTCGACACCTCGTACCCACAGCGAGCGGAAGATCATCTGAGTCGGCTGGCCTCCGAGCACGGCGCGGACTTCGGCCGACGGAAGACGCCCATCACCGAGGTCGAAATCTCCGATGCGGTGTACCGAGCGCTCATGACGGCCTGACCGAGGGCCGCGAGGATGCCCGTCCCCCACCCGACCGACTCGTTGTCGGCTCGGCAGCGGTGCCAGCGGGCCCACGACACACGGTGGCCGGACCGGAACGGTCCCTGCCTCGGGTGCAGTGTGCCGGAGCAGCACTCGTCGCCCCGCGGAGCGGGAGGACGCAGTCGCCGGAAAGGCGCCGGTGGCCCCTGCGGTCACCGGAGGGGCCGCGCCGGTGCGCGTCTTGTTGCCCGGCATCACTGTTCCGGAGGCTGAACCCACGGAGCGAACCGCTGGCCGGGAGCCGCATCCTCGCGCCAGTATCTGAGGACTGTCTCCCGCACCATGTCGAGCCGCTCCGCGGCGACAAGACATGAGGCGGGCTCCCCTCCACCGGCGTCCGCTTCGAAGACGGCCAGCACAGGCGGCCTTCCACCGAGCTGCTGTGTGACCCTGTGCAACTCCTCGGGCGTGGGCGCGCGGAAGACAGGATCCTGGAAGGCCGTCGGGCAGCTGACCAAGAGCGGGGCGGTGAAGACCAGTTCCAGTCCGTGGTGATAGATGAGGTCGAAACCGGCGGCGAGCCGGAACTGATCACCGCCCCAAGCGAGGACGTCCCAGTCCCACCAGGACCCTTCCGGGAGCTCGATCGCAGCATGCGGTCGTTCGGCGGCCACCTTCGAACCCTCATTCCAAGAGACGTGACCCGGCATTCCGATCATGGGCGATGGCTGGTCGGGTCCGTGGTGACCGTACGACCAACGCGATCGCCCATGGCTCCTCCGGTCCAGCCGGCCGGAGGTGAGATCCCACCCCGGCCGTACGGACCGGATGAATCAGCGGCAGCGAGACGCCGGACCACGCCGCCTCGGCCTTCTGCGTCAGCCCCATCGAGGTCGCTCTCGATGTGCTGACCCGGCTCTGCGGGTAGCCCGGCATACGCGCGAGGGCCGCTCCCGCAAGGGCGCCGCCCTTCTCCGTGCTGATGCGCAGGTCTCGTATGCAACGTCTCCGGCCCGACCAATGACAGGGAACCAGCCGGACGGGCCCGGTTCTGCCCGCAGCGCAGGGTACTGCGGTTGTCACCCGGGCGGCGGGGGTTTTCACTCTCCCGCTCCGGTGTGAGGGCACACCGTGCCGGGCGGGCGGACGCTGAGGCGAGGGCCCCTCCTCCGAGCGTAAGAGAGATCACTCATGACTGTGTTCCGTCCTTCCTCCCGCGTCCGGCGCCGCACAGTGCGCGTGACCACCCTCTCCCTGGCTCTGACGACGGCGGTGCTGGCGACCGGGCCCGCGATGGCCGGCGGCGACCCCTCCGGTGCCGGGAATCCCGAGCCCACGGGCCGGGGCGTGAAGCCCACGGTGGTGCTGGTCCACGGCGCGTTCGCGGATGCGTCCGGCTGGAACGGCGTGGCCGCGCGACTCCAGCACCGGGGGTACAAGGTCGTCGCACCGCCCAACCCGCTGCGTGGAGTGCTCGGCGACTCGGCCTACATCGCGTCGGTCCTGAAGTCGGTGAAGGGCCCGATCGTGCTCGCCGGCCATTCGTACGGCGGTGCGGTCATCAGCCAGGCAGCGGCCGGGAACAAGAACGTGAGGGCGCTGGTGTACGTGTCCGCGTTCATGCCGGACGTGGGCGAGAACCCCGCCGCGCTGTCCGCGAAGTTCGCGGGCAGCGACCTCGCGCCCGCCCTCAGGCCGGTCCCCTACACGGACGGCACGACCAGCGGCACGGACCTCTACATCCAGGACGACAAGTTCCACGCCGTGTTCGCCGCCGATCTTCCCGAGGCGCAGACGAGGCTGATGGCGGTCGAGCAGCGCCCCGTAGCGCAGGCCGGGTTCGCGCAGAACGCGACCGCCGCCGCGTGGAGGACGATCCCGTCCTGGTTCATCGTCGCCAGGAACGACAAGGCCATCGCCCCGGACCTGGAGCGTTTCGAGGCCAAGCGCGCCAAGTCGCACACCATCGAGGTCGACTCCTCGCACGTCGCGATGATCTCCCACCCCGACCTGGTCACAGACCAGATCCGTGCTGCCGCCCACGCCACCGCGGGCGAGGCGAAGTAACGCCCCGCAGGCCAGGGCGCACGGTGCCGCAGAGGCACCGCACCAGGGCACATAGCGATCAGCTGACTTGCGTTCCGCTCAAAGCGGGAGAGCGGAC is a genomic window of Streptomyces sp. NBC_01237 containing:
- a CDS encoding alpha/beta hydrolase translates to MTTLSLALTTAVLATGPAMAGGDPSGAGNPEPTGRGVKPTVVLVHGAFADASGWNGVAARLQHRGYKVVAPPNPLRGVLGDSAYIASVLKSVKGPIVLAGHSYGGAVISQAAAGNKNVRALVYVSAFMPDVGENPAALSAKFAGSDLAPALRPVPYTDGTTSGTDLYIQDDKFHAVFAADLPEAQTRLMAVEQRPVAQAGFAQNATAAAWRTIPSWFIVARNDKAIAPDLERFEAKRAKSHTIEVDSSHVAMISHPDLVTDQIRAAAHATAGEAK
- a CDS encoding Ldh family oxidoreductase is translated as MPLDALESLCASAIRSAGGSPETAAALASATVAAERRGRREVGAAHLLDYLDALRYGRLNGVARPRVASARAAVVTVDADRGTAQLAFDHALGALVERARSSGVAVLAVYNSFSAGELGHYTSCVAEKGLIALACANSPALMAVYGAREAVTGTNPLSFALPHPSGPRMFDQATSATAWVTVRDAAMRGEAIPDNWALDADGHPTTDARAAMSGALLPFGGVKGANIALMVEMLAAVAGGSFSQDAAPFDSGTRSPSLGLFVAAIDPTAFDTSYPQRAEDHLSRLASEHGADFGRRKTPITEVEISDAVYRALMTA
- a CDS encoding TetR/AcrR family transcriptional regulator, whose protein sequence is MGATEKPRRITMTPAARRALKAAARLFYERGIHAVGVDLIASEAGVTKKTLYDRFGSKEQIVVEYLADRDERWRAFLAQRLDAAHPTPTARVLAVFDASRAWSDENSPKGCSMVNAHAEISDPLHPAYLIITGQKKWMLDLFTQLSRDLSPEGAGHLGRTLMLLHEGALVAHGLNIFPDPITHAREQAEALLATAAATAAKR
- a CDS encoding MFS transporter, translating into MLSGLAVAGVATAAVGLPIGGLLVGAAGWRWAFLINIPVTAVALAMALRLSEGPPLDRADSGFRTIAHRIDLAGIAGFATSISRLPRVPVRAPTQGARQGADDRPWTWQRTRPTANTWMIGVKTAPIVGARALSPSGHPSTDGSTGPMPSRTTERPGRARPRKFC
- a CDS encoding DMT family transporter; the protein is MNLLLSIVFVLCWSSGFIGAKLGAGSASAVTILMWRFLPLTIILIVVAVTVARASWRGLTLRDVARQAMIGMLSQSGYLLTVYYAIQLGVSSGTTALIDGVQPLVAGALAGPLLRQYVSRKQWLGLSLGVSGVAIVTTADAAARTGVAWWAYLVPFLGMFSLVAATFLEGRSRTRVAPAVSMTVHSTTSAIIFTALAVSTGAAKPPAELSFWAAVSWLVAFSTLGGYGLYWLILRRSGVTKVNTLMFLMAPVTAVWGALMFGEPFGPQTALGLTIGLAAVVIVHRADTSSTTVHAGNADTAETTRPAERCA
- a CDS encoding DUF4232 domain-containing protein; this encodes MKYTRITALATIGLAATLSLTACGGDGSAKGSSAKNSTSSSSSSSPEGGSGAAGSEAGSAKSGSGEDTEARAGGADAAKGTNGANGETQTGGKVTFCKTADLAIDATDAAPDKTSGRIDITMINRGSTTCSATGFAGVDIKDADHTSNPVGRGQAQPRITTLKPGDAAVFDLAYDIDSTGNSLAHPTNILVTPPNETHTVTLNWPAGAGDIKGAYTDVEVYPTHTTN